A genomic region of Methanobacterium sp. SMA-27 contains the following coding sequences:
- the mer gene encoding 5,10-methylenetetrahydromethanopterin reductase — translation MKFGIEFVPNEPISKIVKLVKLAEDVGFEYTWITDHYNNKNVYETLALIADGTETIKMGPGVTNPYVRSPAITAAAVATLDELSNGRATLGIGPGDKATFDALGIEWTKPVSTIKDAIAMMTTLMAGEKTETGAQLGGVKAVQERIPIYMGAQGPMMLKTAGGFSDGALINASNPKDFEAAVPLIKEGAAEAGKSLSDVDVAAYTCCSIDDDAGKALGAAKIVVAFIAAGSPPPVFARHGLPTDTGAKFGGMLAKGDFGGAIGAVDDALMEAFSVVGTPAEFVPKIEALGEMGVTQYVAGSPIGPDKEKSIKLLGEVIDSF, via the coding sequence ATGAAGTTTGGTATTGAATTTGTTCCGAATGAACCAATAAGCAAGATTGTAAAGCTTGTAAAACTAGCAGAAGACGTAGGATTTGAATACACTTGGATTACAGACCACTACAACAACAAAAACGTGTACGAAACACTAGCATTAATTGCAGATGGTACTGAAACCATTAAAATGGGTCCTGGTGTGACCAACCCCTATGTAAGAAGCCCAGCAATAACAGCAGCAGCTGTTGCAACTTTAGATGAATTATCAAATGGAAGGGCTACCTTAGGTATTGGCCCTGGTGACAAAGCTACCTTCGATGCATTAGGTATCGAATGGACAAAGCCTGTCAGCACAATTAAAGACGCCATCGCAATGATGACAACCCTTATGGCTGGCGAAAAAACAGAAACCGGAGCTCAGCTCGGTGGAGTTAAAGCAGTCCAGGAAAGAATCCCTATTTATATGGGTGCTCAGGGACCAATGATGCTCAAAACCGCTGGTGGATTCTCAGACGGTGCATTAATTAACGCATCAAACCCAAAAGACTTTGAAGCAGCTGTACCTCTCATAAAAGAGGGAGCAGCAGAAGCAGGCAAATCATTATCTGATGTAGATGTTGCAGCATACACATGTTGTTCCATAGACGACGACGCAGGCAAAGCACTAGGTGCAGCCAAAATAGTTGTCGCATTTATCGCAGCAGGATCACCACCACCTGTATTCGCAAGACACGGCCTACCAACCGATACCGGCGCTAAATTTGGAGGAATGCTCGCTAAAGGAGACTTCGGCGGAGCAATCGGAGCAGTAGACGACGCATTAATGGAAGCATTCTCAGTAGTGGGTACACCAGCAGAGTTCGTTCCTAAGATCGAAGCTCTCGGAGAAATGGGTGTAACTCAGTACGTCGCAGGTTCACCTATAGGACCAGACAAAGAGAAATCCATAAAATTACTCGGAGAAGTTATAGACAGTTTCTAA